A single genomic interval of Solimonas sp. K1W22B-7 harbors:
- the cysW gene encoding sulfate ABC transporter permease subunit CysW → MPREPLIEKNAAITESPWVRWTLTLSAILFLCSFLLLPLVAVFAEALRNGIGTYLEALKDPDALAAIKLTLIAAGIAVPLNLVFGVSAAWAVTKFEFRGKSLLVSLIDLPFSVSPVVAGLVYVLIFGRHGWAGPWLMDHDIKVLFAVPGIVLATVFVTFPFIARELIPLMTEQGTDDEQAALSLGATGWQTFWRVTLPNIKWGLLYGVLLCNARAMGEFGAVSVVSGHIRGQTNTMPLHVEILYNEYQFSAAFAVASLLALLALLTLGIKSWLEWRHSDELSATRRH, encoded by the coding sequence CTGCCGCGCGAGCCGCTGATCGAGAAGAACGCCGCGATCACCGAATCGCCCTGGGTACGCTGGACGCTGACCCTCTCCGCGATCCTGTTCCTCTGCAGCTTCCTGCTGCTGCCGCTGGTGGCGGTATTTGCCGAAGCGCTGCGCAACGGCATCGGCACCTACCTGGAAGCGCTGAAGGACCCGGATGCCCTGGCCGCGATCAAGCTGACACTGATCGCCGCCGGCATCGCCGTGCCGCTGAACCTGGTGTTCGGCGTCTCGGCGGCCTGGGCGGTGACCAAGTTCGAATTCCGCGGCAAGTCGCTGCTGGTGTCGCTGATCGACCTGCCGTTCTCGGTCTCGCCGGTGGTCGCCGGCCTGGTCTACGTGCTGATCTTCGGCCGCCACGGCTGGGCCGGGCCCTGGCTCATGGACCACGACATCAAGGTGCTGTTCGCGGTGCCCGGCATCGTGCTGGCCACGGTGTTCGTGACCTTCCCGTTCATCGCGCGCGAGCTGATCCCGCTGATGACCGAGCAGGGTACCGACGACGAGCAGGCGGCGCTGTCGCTGGGCGCCACCGGCTGGCAGACCTTCTGGCGCGTGACCCTGCCCAACATCAAGTGGGGCCTGCTCTACGGCGTGCTGCTGTGCAACGCCCGGGCGATGGGCGAGTTCGGCGCCGTCAGCGTGGTGTCCGGCCATATCCGCGGCCAGACCAACACCATGCCGCTGCATGTCGAGATCCTCTACAACGAGTACCAGTTCTCCGCCGCCTTCGCGGTTGCCTCGCTGCTCGCCCTGCTGGCCCTGCTGACGCTGGGCATCAAGAGCTGGCTGGAATGGCGCCATAGCGACGAACTGTCGGCCACGCGCCGACACTGA
- a CDS encoding sulfate/molybdate ABC transporter ATP-binding protein, translating to MNIQIRGIHKAFASFPALDGVNLDIESGELIALLGPSGSGKTTLLRTIAGLEFPDAGEISFGGENIASRPVRERGVGFVFQHYALFKHMTVADNVAFGLNVRKGKDRPSKDAIRKRVGDLLDLVQLSGLDKRYPSQLSGGQRQRVALARALAIDPKVLLLDEPFGALDAKVRKDLRRWLRELHDKTGYTTIFVTHDQEEALELADRVVVMNRGRIEQVGNNQQVYEQPATPFVFDFLGSVNILPGEVKDRELRFDGSEDVWDSESSHVPGLVDVYVRPHDLLIVDSQAPGLDATVTLVQRAGALIRISAALAHSGERIELELSHLDTLARATKPGDAVRVSPITFGLFPRAAHRRPTTLPDVVANAPAENRERARN from the coding sequence ATGAATATCCAGATCCGCGGTATCCACAAGGCCTTCGCCAGCTTTCCGGCGCTGGACGGCGTCAACCTCGACATCGAGTCCGGCGAGCTGATCGCCCTGCTGGGGCCCTCCGGCTCGGGCAAGACCACGCTGCTGCGCACCATCGCCGGCCTGGAATTCCCCGACGCCGGCGAAATCTCCTTCGGCGGCGAGAACATCGCCAGCCGCCCGGTGCGCGAGCGCGGCGTCGGCTTCGTGTTCCAGCACTACGCCCTGTTCAAGCACATGACCGTGGCCGACAACGTCGCCTTCGGCCTCAACGTGCGCAAGGGCAAGGACCGTCCCTCGAAGGACGCCATCCGGAAACGCGTCGGCGATCTGCTGGACCTGGTGCAGCTGTCGGGCCTGGACAAGCGCTACCCGTCGCAGCTCTCCGGCGGCCAGCGCCAGCGCGTGGCGCTGGCCCGCGCCCTGGCGATCGATCCCAAGGTGCTGCTGCTCGACGAGCCTTTCGGCGCACTCGATGCCAAGGTGCGCAAGGACCTGCGCCGCTGGCTGCGTGAACTGCACGACAAGACCGGCTACACCACGATCTTCGTCACCCACGACCAGGAAGAGGCGCTGGAACTGGCCGACCGCGTGGTGGTGATGAACCGCGGCCGCATCGAGCAGGTGGGCAACAACCAGCAGGTCTACGAGCAGCCGGCGACGCCCTTCGTGTTCGACTTCCTCGGCAGCGTCAACATCCTGCCCGGCGAAGTGAAGGACCGCGAGCTGCGCTTCGATGGCAGCGAGGACGTCTGGGACAGCGAGAGCAGCCACGTGCCGGGCCTGGTGGACGTCTACGTGCGCCCGCACGATCTGTTGATCGTGGACTCCCAGGCCCCCGGCCTGGATGCCACGGTGACCCTGGTACAGCGTGCCGGCGCCCTGATCCGCATCAGCGCCGCGCTGGCGCACAGCGGCGAGCGCATCGAACTGGAACTGTCCCACCTGGACACCCTGGCCCGGGCCACCAAGCCCGGCGACGCGGTCCGCGTCTCCCCGATCACCTTCGGCCTGTTCCCCCGCGCCGCGCATCGCCGGCCGACGACGCTGCCGGACGTGGTGGCGAATGCGCCGGCGGAGAATCGGGAGCGGGCGAGGAACTAG
- a CDS encoding rhodanese-like domain-containing protein, producing the protein MKILTATDLKARLDAAPLTVIDVRSDEELAIAAIPGVRHIPMQELPTRLGELNAAEPVAVLCHHGVRSEMAARFLERNGFAEVYSVGGGIDAWSADVDPTVPRY; encoded by the coding sequence ATGAAAATCCTGACCGCCACTGACCTGAAGGCCCGGCTCGATGCCGCGCCGCTGACCGTAATCGACGTGCGCAGCGACGAGGAGCTGGCGATCGCCGCCATCCCGGGCGTCCGCCACATCCCCATGCAGGAACTGCCCACCCGGCTGGGCGAACTCAATGCCGCCGAGCCGGTGGCCGTGCTGTGCCACCACGGCGTGCGCTCGGAGATGGCCGCGCGTTTCCTCGAACGCAACGGTTTCGCCGAGGTCTACTCGGTCGGCGGCGGGATCGACGCCTGGTCGGCCGATGTGGACCCCACGGTGCCGCGCTACTGA
- a CDS encoding TOBE domain-containing protein, giving the protein MSTIAAVNTRNQFRGKVVGVKRSAVVSEVEIETGAGIVSAIVTSSSLELLDLKLGDPVIALFKATEVLIAAVTKD; this is encoded by the coding sequence ATGTCCACCATCGCAGCGGTCAACACCCGCAACCAGTTCCGCGGCAAGGTCGTCGGCGTCAAGCGCAGCGCGGTGGTCTCCGAGGTGGAGATCGAGACCGGCGCCGGCATCGTCAGCGCCATCGTCACCTCGTCCTCGCTGGAGCTGCTGGACCTGAAGCTCGGCGACCCGGTGATCGCCCTGTTCAAGGCCACCGAGGTTCTGATCGCGGCAGTCACCAAGGACTGA
- the cysT gene encoding sulfate ABC transporter permease subunit CysT has translation MTAAAPSTRARALRPRSAIPGFGLTLGFTLLYLSLLVLIPLAGVFFKSAGLGWEGIWHVVSSPRVVAALKLSFGAAAIGAAINAVFGTLVAWVFVRYQFPGKRFFDATIDLPFALPTAVAGIALTALYAPNGWIGQYLEPMGIKVAYSQLGVIVACTFISLPFVVRTVQPVLEEAEKELEEAAASLGANRWQTITRVILPTVLPALITGFTLAFARAVGEYGSIIFIAGNLPMQTEIAPLLIIIKLEEFDYAGATAVAAAMLVLSFILLLIINGLQIWTRSRRNRK, from the coding sequence ATGACTGCAGCCGCACCATCTACCCGAGCGCGGGCGCTACGCCCGCGCTCGGCCATTCCAGGGTTCGGGCTGACGCTCGGCTTCACCCTGCTCTACCTCAGCCTGCTGGTGCTGATCCCGCTGGCCGGCGTGTTCTTCAAGTCCGCGGGCCTGGGCTGGGAGGGCATCTGGCACGTGGTCAGCTCGCCGCGCGTGGTGGCGGCGCTCAAGCTGAGCTTCGGTGCGGCAGCAATCGGCGCCGCCATCAATGCCGTATTCGGCACGCTGGTGGCCTGGGTCTTCGTGCGCTACCAGTTCCCCGGCAAGCGCTTCTTCGACGCCACCATCGACCTGCCCTTTGCCCTGCCCACCGCCGTGGCCGGCATCGCCCTGACCGCGCTCTACGCCCCCAACGGCTGGATCGGCCAGTACCTGGAGCCCATGGGCATCAAGGTGGCTTACTCGCAGCTGGGCGTGATCGTGGCCTGCACCTTCATCAGCCTGCCGTTCGTGGTGCGCACGGTGCAGCCGGTGCTGGAAGAGGCCGAGAAGGAGCTGGAGGAGGCCGCTGCTTCCCTGGGCGCCAACCGCTGGCAGACCATCACCCGCGTGATCCTGCCGACCGTGCTGCCGGCCCTGATCACCGGTTTCACCCTGGCCTTCGCCCGCGCCGTGGGCGAGTACGGCTCGATCATCTTCATCGCCGGCAACCTGCCGATGCAGACCGAGATCGCGCCGCTGCTGATCATCATCAAGCTGGAAGAATTCGACTACGCCGGCGCCACCGCGGTGGCTGCGGCGATGCTGGTGCTGTCCTTCATCCTGCTGCTCATCATCAATGGCCTGCAGATCTGGACCCGTAGCCGGAGGAACCGCAAGTGA
- a CDS encoding Mpo1 family 2-hydroxy fatty acid dioxygenase has protein sequence MKNLKSWLVEYSEHHADPHNRALHRLCVPATVFALCCAFRAIPVGDALWNPASLALLGWLAFYLCLSWQLALGMLMLFSVMYSAALLLETAIGGALPLFAALLFAAAGAAQYLGHRREKKQPSLLRHLRLFLIAPLWQLADFYRHMQIPVGGLASSR, from the coding sequence ATGAAGAACCTGAAAAGCTGGCTCGTCGAATATAGCGAGCACCACGCGGACCCGCACAACCGGGCCCTGCACCGGCTTTGCGTGCCGGCCACCGTCTTCGCCCTGTGCTGCGCCTTCCGCGCCATTCCCGTGGGCGACGCCCTGTGGAACCCGGCGAGCCTGGCGTTGCTGGGGTGGCTGGCATTCTATCTCTGCCTGTCGTGGCAGTTGGCATTGGGCATGCTGATGCTGTTCTCGGTCATGTACTCCGCCGCCTTGCTGTTGGAAACAGCGATCGGTGGGGCCCTGCCGCTGTTCGCCGCGCTGCTGTTTGCCGCCGCCGGCGCCGCGCAGTACCTGGGCCACCGCCGCGAAAAGAAGCAGCCCTCGCTGCTGCGCCACCTGCGCCTGTTCCTGATCGCGCCTTTGTGGCAACTGGCCGATTTCTACCGCCACATGCAGATTCCCGTAGGCGGGCTGGCCTCTTCGCGCTAG
- a CDS encoding OprO/OprP family phosphate-selective porin, whose amino-acid sequence MKKGIKQASLATLAVFASTGIAQAAESVSVDELDQRIKVLERQLELQAEDAATKAKDATTPSASDKGFSLKKGDYELKIKGLVQADLRYYLDDYNFLRRATPTASDRFNDTVLFRRIRPTFEGSLGKLVGFRLTPEFAGDSATIVDAYLDLKFDPAYTLRVGKVKGPVALERLQSGGSTNFIERGFPTELAPNRDLGVQLQGELFSSTVNYTLGYYNGTADGRDTTSTDVDNRKEIGARVFFEPFKNSPGVFQGLGFGVGSSFGPKEQGENNAANANNFLPRYRTPGQNVFFQYNTTRTVGTGATVGNTGIYADGDLVRISPQAYWYYNSLGVIAEYISSEQDLSVGLLPAGATLATTTLSDSAKNEAWQISASWVITGEDASFRGVAKPKNAYTPGGAGWGAFELAARYGVLDIDDDIFTTIPGSTLATPATVANNFVSNPAANASEAKSFGIGLNWYLTSNLKTQLNYTNTSFEGGAGTTTAVQDRKDEKTIFARFQVAF is encoded by the coding sequence ATGAAGAAGGGAATCAAGCAGGCGAGCCTGGCAACGCTCGCCGTTTTCGCCTCCACGGGGATCGCGCAGGCCGCCGAGAGCGTGTCGGTCGATGAACTGGACCAGCGCATCAAGGTGCTCGAGCGCCAGCTCGAACTGCAGGCCGAAGACGCCGCCACCAAGGCCAAGGACGCGACCACGCCGTCCGCCAGCGACAAGGGCTTCTCGCTGAAGAAGGGCGACTACGAGCTGAAGATCAAGGGCCTGGTGCAGGCCGACCTGCGCTACTACCTGGACGATTACAACTTCCTCCGCCGCGCGACGCCGACCGCGTCCGACCGCTTCAACGATACCGTGCTGTTCCGCCGCATCCGCCCGACCTTCGAGGGCAGCCTGGGCAAGCTGGTGGGCTTCCGCCTGACGCCGGAGTTCGCCGGCGACAGCGCCACCATCGTCGACGCCTACCTGGACCTGAAGTTCGACCCGGCCTACACGCTGCGCGTGGGCAAGGTGAAGGGCCCGGTGGCGCTGGAGCGCCTGCAGAGCGGCGGCAGCACCAACTTCATCGAGCGCGGCTTCCCGACCGAGCTGGCGCCCAACCGCGACCTCGGCGTGCAGCTGCAGGGCGAGCTGTTCAGCTCCACGGTGAACTACACCCTGGGCTACTACAACGGCACCGCCGACGGCCGCGACACCACCAGCACCGACGTCGACAACCGCAAGGAAATCGGCGCCCGCGTCTTCTTCGAACCGTTCAAGAACAGCCCGGGCGTATTCCAGGGCCTGGGCTTCGGTGTCGGCTCCAGCTTCGGTCCGAAGGAGCAGGGCGAAAACAATGCTGCCAACGCCAACAACTTCCTGCCGCGCTACCGCACGCCCGGCCAGAACGTGTTCTTCCAGTACAACACCACCCGCACGGTCGGCACCGGCGCCACGGTCGGCAACACCGGCATCTATGCCGATGGCGACCTGGTCCGCATCTCGCCGCAGGCCTACTGGTACTACAACAGCCTGGGTGTGATCGCCGAGTACATCAGCTCCGAGCAGGACCTGTCGGTAGGCCTGCTGCCGGCCGGCGCCACCCTGGCCACCACGACCCTGAGCGATTCCGCCAAGAACGAAGCCTGGCAGATCTCCGCCAGCTGGGTGATCACCGGTGAGGACGCCAGCTTCCGCGGCGTCGCCAAGCCCAAGAACGCCTACACCCCGGGCGGCGCGGGCTGGGGCGCCTTCGAACTGGCGGCGCGCTACGGCGTGCTGGACATCGACGACGACATCTTCACCACCATCCCGGGATCCACCCTCGCCACGCCTGCCACCGTCGCCAACAACTTCGTGTCCAACCCGGCCGCCAACGCCAGCGAGGCCAAGAGCTTCGGCATCGGCCTGAACTGGTACCTGACCAGCAACCTGAAGACGCAGCTGAACTACACCAACACCAGCTTCGAAGGCGGCGCGGGCACCACGACCGCGGTCCAGGATCGCAAGGACGAGAAGACCATCTTCGCCCGCTTCCAGGTCGCGTTCTGA
- a CDS encoding TolC family outer membrane protein produces MRLTALLLSAALALPCAAQANELLKIYDLALQNDATWRAAEHARDASVEAKPQARALLLPQVTGSAAKGRTLSEVENDPAVGDTTTTKSNDDPWSYTLSLNQPIFDWGAIQQLRQADDVVALAETSYRSVGQDLLLRVAQAYFNVLAATDTLSSARDENKAVSRQLELAQARFEVGLSAITEVQEAQARYDLTNATVIQSQQVLNTAYSALAEITGRPYEPQARLVDELPLSTPIPSDIEAWVKTAREGNLDVLSARLAADIADTGIGIARAGHYPTLDLNGSHGVSGSSNDASGVSVASDREITSDRVTLQLTLPIFSGLATQSRVREATSTREQRRAEYTGAQRFAERQTRDAYFGVLSGSARVAALKQAVVSSVTALDAARSGQEVGTRTFIDVLNAQQQLSAAQRDYYRSRYDYLLAGLLLRQAAGNLGAADLEAVDRLLTTP; encoded by the coding sequence ATGCGCCTGACCGCCCTGCTGCTGAGCGCTGCGCTAGCTCTCCCCTGCGCCGCGCAGGCCAACGAGTTGCTCAAGATCTACGACCTGGCGCTGCAGAACGACGCCACCTGGCGCGCTGCCGAGCATGCCCGCGACGCCTCGGTGGAGGCCAAGCCCCAGGCCCGGGCGCTGCTGCTGCCGCAGGTGACGGGCAGTGCGGCGAAGGGCCGCACGCTGAGCGAGGTGGAGAACGACCCTGCGGTCGGCGACACCACCACGACCAAGAGCAACGACGATCCCTGGTCCTACACCCTGAGCCTGAACCAGCCGATCTTCGACTGGGGCGCCATCCAGCAGCTGCGCCAGGCAGACGACGTGGTGGCTCTGGCGGAAACCAGCTACCGCAGCGTCGGGCAGGACCTGCTGCTGCGCGTGGCGCAGGCCTATTTCAACGTGCTGGCGGCAACCGACACCCTGAGTTCGGCGCGGGACGAAAACAAGGCGGTGTCGCGGCAGCTGGAGCTGGCCCAGGCGCGCTTCGAGGTCGGCCTGTCGGCGATCACCGAGGTGCAGGAAGCCCAGGCCCGCTACGACCTGACCAACGCCACCGTGATCCAGTCGCAGCAGGTGCTCAATACCGCCTACTCGGCGCTGGCCGAGATTACCGGCCGGCCCTACGAGCCGCAGGCGCGGCTGGTGGATGAACTGCCACTGAGCACCCCGATCCCCAGCGACATCGAGGCATGGGTCAAGACCGCGCGCGAGGGCAACCTCGACGTGCTGTCGGCGCGGCTGGCTGCGGACATCGCCGATACCGGCATCGGCATCGCGCGTGCCGGCCACTACCCCACCCTGGACCTCAACGGCAGCCACGGCGTCAGCGGCAGCTCGAACGACGCCAGCGGTGTCAGCGTCGCGTCCGACCGGGAAATCACCTCCGACCGCGTCACGCTGCAGCTGACCCTGCCGATCTTCTCCGGCCTGGCCACGCAGTCCCGCGTGCGCGAGGCCACCAGCACCCGCGAGCAGCGCCGCGCCGAGTACACAGGCGCCCAGCGCTTCGCCGAGCGCCAGACCCGCGACGCCTACTTCGGCGTGCTCAGCGGCAGCGCCCGCGTCGCCGCGCTGAAGCAGGCGGTGGTCTCCAGCGTCACCGCCCTGGATGCGGCCCGCAGCGGCCAGGAAGTGGGCACCCGTACCTTCATCGACGTGCTCAACGCCCAGCAGCAGCTGTCCGCCGCCCAGCGCGACTACTACCGCTCGCGCTACGACTACCTGCTGGCCGGGCTGCTGCTGCGCCAGGCCGCAGGCAACCTCGGCGCGGCGGACCTGGAAGCGGTGGACCGCTTGCTGACCACGCCCTGA
- a CDS encoding sulfate ABC transporter substrate-binding protein, whose protein sequence is MKKKLLHTLAAAVAVLAASAAQADATLLNVSYDVARGVYKDINPAFADAWKKKTGETLKLDQSHGGSAKQARAVIDGLEADVVSMNSPLDIDAIAKGGLLPADWQKRLPYASSPSWSTILFLVRKGNPKGVKDWNDLVKPGVKLIIPNPKTSGNGKYSYLAAWQYALRLPGGNDAKARDFVTSLFRNVPVLDTGGRGATTTFVQRGIGDVLLTFENEVKLIQQEFGADKFEIIIPSLSVRADNPVSIVDKYAAKHGNRARAQAYLEFHFSEAGQEIFANNDLRPSDEKVLSKHSNRFPKVQLFSVVEAFGGWPQAQKTHFADGALFDQIYQAR, encoded by the coding sequence ATGAAGAAGAAACTGCTGCATACGCTGGCCGCCGCCGTGGCGGTGCTGGCGGCCTCGGCCGCCCAGGCCGATGCGACGCTGCTCAATGTTTCCTACGACGTCGCCCGCGGCGTCTACAAGGACATCAACCCGGCCTTCGCAGACGCCTGGAAGAAGAAAACCGGCGAGACGCTGAAGCTGGACCAGTCTCACGGCGGCTCTGCCAAGCAGGCGCGCGCGGTGATCGACGGCCTGGAAGCCGACGTCGTCTCCATGAACAGCCCGCTGGACATCGATGCCATCGCCAAGGGTGGCCTGCTGCCGGCGGACTGGCAGAAGCGCCTGCCCTACGCCAGCAGCCCGTCCTGGTCGACGATCCTGTTCCTGGTGCGCAAGGGCAACCCCAAGGGCGTGAAGGACTGGAACGACCTGGTCAAGCCCGGCGTCAAACTGATCATCCCCAACCCCAAGACCTCGGGTAACGGCAAGTACAGCTACCTGGCGGCGTGGCAGTACGCCCTGCGCCTGCCGGGCGGCAACGACGCCAAGGCCAGGGACTTCGTGACCTCGCTGTTCCGCAACGTGCCGGTGCTGGATACCGGCGGCCGCGGCGCCACCACCACCTTCGTCCAGCGCGGCATCGGTGATGTGCTGCTGACCTTCGAAAACGAGGTCAAGCTGATCCAGCAGGAGTTCGGGGCCGACAAGTTCGAGATCATCATCCCCTCCCTGTCGGTGCGGGCGGACAACCCGGTGTCCATCGTCGACAAGTACGCCGCCAAGCATGGCAACCGCGCCCGGGCGCAGGCCTACCTGGAGTTCCACTTCAGCGAAGCCGGCCAGGAAATCTTTGCAAACAACGACTTGCGTCCCTCAGACGAAAAAGTTCTAAGCAAACACTCTAACCGGTTCCCGAAGGTCCAACTATTCTCCGTGGTTGAAGCTTTCGGCGGCTGGCCCCAGGCCCAGAAGACCCATTTTGCCGATGGCGCACTCTTCGACCAGATCTACCAGGCCCGCTGA
- a CDS encoding dodecin produces MSKNHVYKTTELVGSSETSVEDAVRVAVRRGAKTLHGLKWFEVSEIRGHIEKGEIGHWQVTVKLGFTLDE; encoded by the coding sequence ATGTCGAAGAACCACGTCTACAAGACCACTGAGCTTGTGGGTTCATCCGAAACCAGCGTCGAGGATGCCGTGCGCGTCGCCGTGCGGCGCGGTGCCAAGACCCTCCACGGCCTCAAGTGGTTCGAGGTGAGCGAGATCCGTGGCCATATCGAGAAGGGCGAGATCGGCCACTGGCAGGTCACGGTCAAGCTCGGCTTCACGCTCGACGAATAG
- a CDS encoding helix-turn-helix transcriptional regulator: MTRTLPNDAIDPVDRVISRLYRWAMAVPPGQYRNWALEQVGRVIPHDGALWGSGSRSTLKFHTVTLQNLPKDYPAALEATTALNPILPHLLEHFDVPADMSEMMADERFYDSEIYRRAFQPFGIERILSMSHIDRRSGIYSLVSLYRSDRSKPFTELEKDQHKRIAFHLFNAASHAYFLHLLKTQPERPLGAGAAVMDQHGNFHEAQPRFLEMLDERFPNRQPQQLPFKLPEPGQALAFQDLMVRCEPLNDLVLITIWPAGPLDRLTGREREIVYCVAQGLSFKQAAKKIGVAPSTVANHLYRVYRKLGVFSRTELASLVYPGSDTRN; the protein is encoded by the coding sequence ATGACGCGAACACTGCCGAACGACGCGATAGACCCGGTCGACCGGGTGATTTCCCGTCTCTACCGCTGGGCCATGGCCGTTCCCCCCGGGCAATATCGCAACTGGGCACTGGAACAGGTCGGCCGGGTCATCCCCCACGACGGCGCGCTCTGGGGCAGCGGCTCGCGCAGCACGCTGAAGTTCCATACGGTGACCCTGCAGAACCTGCCCAAGGACTACCCGGCAGCCCTGGAGGCCACCACGGCGCTCAATCCCATCCTGCCGCACCTGCTGGAGCACTTCGACGTGCCGGCGGACATGTCGGAGATGATGGCCGACGAGCGCTTTTATGACTCCGAGATCTATCGGCGGGCTTTCCAGCCCTTCGGCATCGAGCGCATCCTGTCGATGTCGCACATCGACCGGCGCAGCGGCATCTACTCGCTGGTGTCGCTGTACCGCAGCGACCGCAGCAAGCCTTTCACCGAGCTGGAGAAAGACCAGCACAAGCGCATCGCCTTCCATCTCTTCAACGCCGCCTCGCACGCCTACTTCCTGCACCTGCTCAAGACCCAGCCGGAGCGCCCGCTGGGGGCCGGCGCGGCGGTGATGGACCAGCACGGCAACTTCCATGAGGCGCAGCCGCGCTTCCTGGAGATGCTCGACGAGCGCTTCCCCAACCGCCAGCCGCAGCAGCTGCCGTTCAAGTTGCCGGAGCCCGGCCAGGCCCTGGCCTTCCAGGACCTGATGGTGCGCTGCGAGCCGCTCAACGACCTGGTCCTGATCACGATCTGGCCGGCCGGCCCGCTGGACCGCCTGACCGGGCGCGAGCGCGAGATCGTCTACTGCGTGGCGCAGGGCCTGTCCTTCAAGCAGGCTGCAAAGAAGATCGGCGTGGCGCCTTCGACGGTGGCCAATCACCTGTATCGCGTGTACCGCAAGCTGGGTGTGTTCAGCCGCACCGAGCTGGCCTCCCTGGTCTATCCCGGCTCCGATACCCGCAATTGA
- a CDS encoding sulfate ABC transporter substrate-binding protein, whose product MKLKALIAAAALAAPLFAHAASVELLNVSYDPTRELYKVINAKFGEQWKAKTGDTVDIKQSHGGSGKQARSVIDGLEADVVTLALAGDTDNIAKNAKLLPADWQKRLPNNSSPYTSTIVFLVRKGNPKKIKDWNDLVKPGVAIITPNPKTSGGARWNYLAAYAYALKNNGNSEAKAQEFLKALFKNAPVLDTGARGSTTTFVQRGIGDVLLAWENEAFLSIDEFGTDKFEIVVPSLSILAEPAVAVVDKIVDKHKTRKVAEAYLNFLYTDEGQEIIGKNHYRPSNPAIAAKYASKFPKLNLVTIADFGGWTKAQTTHFADGGIFDQIYQK is encoded by the coding sequence ATGAAACTCAAAGCACTCATCGCGGCGGCCGCCCTGGCGGCCCCGCTCTTCGCCCACGCTGCCAGCGTGGAACTGCTCAACGTGTCCTACGACCCCACCCGCGAGCTGTACAAGGTGATCAACGCCAAGTTCGGCGAGCAGTGGAAGGCCAAGACCGGGGATACCGTCGACATCAAGCAGTCGCATGGCGGCTCGGGCAAGCAGGCCCGTTCCGTGATCGACGGCCTCGAGGCGGACGTGGTGACGCTGGCCCTGGCCGGCGACACCGATAACATCGCCAAGAACGCCAAGCTGCTGCCGGCCGACTGGCAGAAGCGCCTGCCCAACAACAGCTCGCCCTACACCTCCACGATCGTCTTCCTGGTCCGCAAGGGCAACCCGAAGAAGATCAAGGACTGGAACGACCTGGTGAAGCCCGGCGTGGCGATCATCACGCCCAACCCGAAGACCTCGGGCGGTGCCCGCTGGAACTACCTGGCGGCCTATGCCTATGCCCTGAAGAACAACGGCAACAGCGAGGCCAAGGCCCAGGAATTCCTCAAGGCGCTGTTCAAGAACGCTCCGGTGCTGGATACCGGCGCCCGCGGCTCGACCACCACCTTCGTGCAGCGCGGCATCGGCGACGTGCTGCTGGCCTGGGAAAACGAGGCCTTCCTGTCGATCGACGAGTTCGGCACCGACAAGTTCGAGATCGTGGTGCCGTCGCTGTCGATCCTCGCCGAGCCGGCCGTGGCCGTGGTCGACAAGATCGTGGACAAGCACAAGACCCGCAAGGTCGCCGAAGCCTACCTGAACTTCCTCTACACGGATGAAGGCCAGGAGATCATCGGCAAGAACCACTACCGTCCGAGCAACCCGGCGATCGCCGCCAAGTACGCTTCGAAGTTCCCGAAGCTGAACCTGGTCACCATCGCCGACTTCGGCGGCTGGACCAAGGCCCAGACGACGCACTTCGCCGACGGCGGCATCTTCGACCAGATCTACCAGAAGTAA
- the groES gene encoding co-chaperone GroES encodes MNLRPLNDRVVVKRLEEEKKTAGGIIIPDNAAEKPLKAEVIAVGPGKRSDDGKVHAPDVKKGDTVLIGKYSGTEVKVDGQDLVVLREDDILAVVA; translated from the coding sequence ATGAATCTGCGCCCGTTGAACGACCGCGTGGTCGTCAAGCGTCTGGAAGAAGAGAAGAAGACCGCCGGTGGCATCATCATCCCGGACAACGCTGCCGAGAAGCCCCTGAAGGCTGAAGTCATCGCTGTCGGCCCCGGCAAGCGTTCCGACGACGGCAAGGTCCACGCCCCCGACGTCAAGAAGGGCGACACCGTCCTGATCGGCAAGTACTCCGGCACCGAAGTGAAGGTCGATGGTCAGGACCTGGTCGTGCTGCGCGAGGATGACATCCTCGCCGTTGTCGCCTAA